A stretch of the Vagococcus xieshaowenii genome encodes the following:
- a CDS encoding AAA family ATPase: MKPIRLEMQNFGPYRYETIDFSIFSETPLFLISGKTGSGKTTIFDGMCYALYGQTTGGMREAQEMRSNFADASRPTRVVFVFEHQGTHYEVAREPKQLLAKKKGNGMTEKGAKVSFSQLNDQGEPINQLTKINEVTQAIDELLHLNATQFTQIILLPQGEFRRFLNADSDAKEVVLRRLFSTRFYHVLADKLKQVKKEENKRLEKEEQELEWLFGQLNLDDQFQQRFTDIPAITERLPLILEQNAVFKQQGDDVAQQVQQLERERQLIEQQLHDAEQLAERFAEQAQLTHSLEVLTQQQGDIDTLKQEVLYWEWLDKQQPNIRQLHKEQAFLTQSEQIYEESLKAVTVVVSELAQAEQRLKELEVQEINKLAVKEQVATIDRFLPKLLELRAIHAQQKEQQNALQLLQEAYQTAEQHHRQLLEQQEIHQTEVAKESALRQKLAEVKEQATALRLQVSEWERLSQQVSSYVLLMAQLAQQTIQLKEDREQSQQAQQHYQQKKSEAAKRQIARLSLDLIPGEACPVCGSLEHPIPHDGTDWSVEAIIEAEQASEQAEQAYLAKERQAASTEQLVNEYQKQQAEQLKLLQGSWQSLLPTQACPMDWTNVSSLIASKQAKCVLEQTAITTEMEEISQQLDKIEQLKKALVAEQEVIAQHDALIQDNQAQQQPIIQSLTKLEGQEAQLIKEVPEDWQTKDYQAQRDVLQTEWEDWQVAYQQAQQTYQALKEQQVSAKEKEKHQQAQLINAQERLRDSQNEVTRAIEQSGFDKTLSELLQDEAELLKLETAKATIDEYEQTKQKQTILLEQLTQSLANRTYPDVAICRKKQQDNQAALAKQQQLASVAQQAIQHNQQIYQKIDTQHQQLKNDWEHLAELTTLADVANGDGRYKLSVERYVLQIYFLETLKVANQKLRKLTNDRYSFELEENFGTYGKNTGLELNVYDDNVGASRSVTTLSGGESFVAALSLSLALGEVMQAQAGGIRVDALFIDEGFGSLDEDSLEMAIEALELVESKGRMIGIISHVKELKERIPQQIQVVAGGVGESHIKYQLQEG; encoded by the coding sequence ATGAAGCCTATTCGATTAGAAATGCAAAATTTTGGTCCTTATCGTTATGAAACGATTGATTTTTCAATATTTTCGGAGACACCGTTATTTTTGATTAGTGGTAAGACAGGATCAGGTAAGACGACGATTTTTGATGGTATGTGTTACGCCTTATATGGTCAGACAACGGGTGGCATGCGTGAAGCCCAAGAGATGCGCTCTAACTTCGCTGATGCGAGTCGTCCAACGCGTGTCGTATTTGTCTTTGAACATCAAGGGACTCATTACGAAGTGGCACGAGAGCCTAAGCAATTATTGGCTAAGAAAAAAGGCAACGGCATGACAGAAAAAGGAGCAAAAGTTTCTTTTTCACAGTTAAACGATCAAGGCGAACCTATTAATCAGCTAACGAAGATTAATGAAGTCACTCAGGCCATTGATGAATTATTACATCTAAATGCCACCCAGTTTACGCAAATTATTTTATTACCTCAAGGAGAATTTCGTCGTTTCTTAAATGCGGATAGTGATGCTAAAGAAGTGGTATTAAGACGCTTATTTAGTACACGTTTTTATCATGTTTTAGCTGATAAGTTGAAGCAAGTTAAAAAAGAAGAAAACAAACGGCTAGAAAAAGAAGAACAAGAACTTGAATGGCTGTTTGGCCAACTGAATTTAGATGATCAGTTCCAACAACGCTTTACAGATATTCCGGCTATCACGGAACGCTTGCCGTTAATTTTGGAACAAAATGCGGTCTTTAAACAGCAAGGTGATGATGTTGCGCAACAGGTTCAACAACTTGAACGTGAACGTCAGCTAATTGAGCAACAATTGCATGATGCTGAACAGTTAGCCGAACGCTTCGCTGAACAAGCGCAATTGACGCATTCATTAGAGGTGTTGACACAGCAACAGGGTGATATCGATACCTTAAAACAAGAAGTGCTATATTGGGAATGGCTGGACAAACAACAGCCAAATATTCGACAACTACATAAAGAACAAGCCTTTTTAACCCAGAGTGAACAGATATATGAAGAGTCACTAAAAGCGGTGACAGTTGTCGTAAGTGAGTTAGCACAAGCCGAACAAAGATTAAAAGAGCTAGAAGTCCAAGAAATAAATAAATTAGCCGTCAAAGAACAAGTGGCGACTATTGATCGTTTTTTGCCCAAGTTATTGGAATTAAGGGCTATCCATGCGCAACAAAAAGAGCAACAAAACGCTTTGCAACTACTACAAGAGGCGTATCAAACAGCTGAACAGCATCACCGTCAATTGTTAGAACAACAAGAAATTCATCAAACAGAAGTAGCAAAAGAAAGTGCCTTACGCCAGAAGTTGGCAGAAGTTAAAGAACAAGCGACTGCTTTAAGACTACAAGTCAGTGAATGGGAACGACTGAGTCAACAAGTCTCATCCTATGTGTTGTTAATGGCGCAATTAGCGCAACAAACCATTCAATTAAAAGAGGATAGAGAACAGTCCCAACAAGCACAACAACATTATCAGCAAAAAAAATCAGAAGCAGCTAAACGTCAAATTGCCCGTTTAAGTTTGGATTTAATTCCAGGAGAAGCCTGCCCAGTTTGCGGTAGTTTGGAACATCCGATACCACATGATGGCACGGATTGGTCAGTAGAGGCGATTATCGAAGCCGAGCAAGCCAGTGAACAAGCTGAACAAGCCTATTTAGCTAAAGAAAGACAAGCAGCGAGTACAGAGCAACTTGTCAATGAGTATCAAAAACAACAAGCTGAACAGCTCAAACTATTACAAGGAAGTTGGCAATCACTGTTACCGACACAAGCTTGTCCAATGGATTGGACAAATGTTTCGTCATTAATAGCGAGTAAACAGGCAAAATGTGTACTTGAACAAACAGCAATCACAACTGAAATGGAAGAAATTAGCCAGCAGTTAGATAAAATAGAACAATTAAAAAAAGCTTTGGTAGCCGAACAAGAAGTCATCGCGCAACATGACGCGTTGATACAGGACAATCAAGCACAACAACAGCCAATTATCCAAAGTTTAACGAAACTTGAAGGACAGGAAGCCCAATTAATAAAAGAAGTACCTGAAGATTGGCAAACCAAAGATTATCAAGCACAACGCGATGTGTTGCAAACGGAATGGGAAGATTGGCAAGTGGCCTATCAGCAAGCCCAACAAACGTATCAAGCACTTAAAGAGCAGCAAGTGAGTGCTAAAGAAAAGGAAAAACATCAACAGGCGCAGTTAATCAATGCACAAGAACGCTTGCGTGATAGTCAAAACGAGGTGACGCGTGCGATTGAACAGAGCGGATTTGATAAGACCTTATCAGAACTACTACAAGATGAAGCAGAGTTATTGAAGTTAGAAACGGCTAAAGCAACCATTGATGAGTATGAACAAACAAAACAAAAACAAACGATTTTATTAGAACAATTGACGCAATCTTTAGCCAATCGCACATATCCTGATGTGGCGATATGTCGCAAGAAACAGCAAGACAATCAAGCGGCATTAGCTAAGCAACAACAATTAGCTAGTGTGGCACAACAAGCCATTCAGCACAATCAACAAATTTACCAAAAGATTGACACCCAGCATCAACAGTTAAAAAATGACTGGGAACATTTGGCAGAATTAACGACATTAGCGGATGTGGCGAATGGTGACGGTCGTTATAAATTAAGTGTCGAACGTTATGTCTTACAAATTTATTTCTTAGAAACATTGAAGGTTGCCAATCAAAAATTAAGAAAACTAACAAATGATCGCTATAGCTTTGAACTGGAAGAGAATTTTGGCACGTATGGTAAAAATACTGGGTTAGAATTAAATGTTTATGACGATAATGTAGGGGCCTCTAGAAGTGTAACGACCTTATCTGGTGGTGAGAGTTTTGTAGCGGCCTTATCACTTTCACTTGCATTAGGTGAAGTCATGCAAGCACAAGCAGGTGGTATTCGTGTGGATGCGCTCTTTATTGACGAAGGGTTTGGTTCGCTGGATGAAGATTCTCTGGAAATGGCGATTGAAGCATTGGAACTAGTAGAGAGTAAAGGACGCATGATAGGGATTATTAGTCATGTGAAAGAATTGAAAGAACGAATTCCCCAACAAATCCAAGTAGTAGCCGGTGGAGTGGGCGAAAGTCATATTAAGTATCAATTACAAGAAGGGTAG